Below is a window of Methanobacterium sp. DNA.
GGCGATCCAAAAGTAGAAAATCGAAGTAAATGGAAGAATAATCAGTGACTAAGATGTCCACCCCGCCAATAATATCATAAAGATCCATAAGGTTGTCTTGTAACATTTTTGATGTGATTAAAACCATATCCTCTTTATCAGCTATGATCTGGGAGTAGTGTGCTTCTTCAAAGGGGTGGAGTTTTACAATGAAAAGTATTTTATTCTCACGAGTGTATTCTTTGAATTTCTGATCATGGTAATCATCCAAATTCATTAGATCAGGCTTTAGTGTGCCATCAACCTTGCCATCCCAGTTGCGCCAGGTTGGTGTGAATAGAACAATTTTCTGGTAGTCTTTCACTTCCTTATCCAGCAAGTTTTCCTGTTCTATTAATCGAGTAAGGTTTTCAATACCCTTTTTTTTGGAAAAAATTCGGTCATTTCTGGGCTGGCCAGTCACATGCACTTTCCGGGCATCAATGTAAAAACAGGAGCTGAGAACATTTTTCATGAGGTTAGAGGTGCTTATGAGGATGTAATTGTCATCATGGCTCCGGTGGGGTATGTGGGGGTTTTTTGAATCCTCAGCATATCCCATAGTTTTCAGGGGCATTCCATGCCATAGGTTAACCAGAACTTGTCGGGATGATTTGAATTCCAGGAAAGTGTTGTTGGTTGTGAAAATATATTTAGATCTGAAAAACTGGTAAAACCCGCTGAAACTGTGCTTATCATAGGCAGGGATGCCATTGGCAGATAATGTTTCCAGTAACTGGTGGTCAGATATCACCCACACTGGATTGAGATTGGACTCTGGATTATTGTTTTGAATGTATTCATAGAATGCCTTAGCATTATCACTAAAATCAGGGAGACTGTCAAATAAGATTTGGTTCTGATTTTTAGGAACGAATTTGTTTAAAAAATTCACTAAGACAGATTTAAGAGTCTCGATCATGTTTACCCTCTATAATATTTGACATTAAAATATCCTTCTATATTTATTATTTATAATCCTATAGTTACTGTATTGATTCTTAGTAGTTTTTCTTAAGACATTACTGATTTGAAGGATTGTTGATTTGAAAGATTATATAAGTTAGAGGACCAAAAAATTTCCTTATAATAAATAAATATAGTTTCACTTACCTTAACTTACAACACCCCCATTAACTGGAGATGTGAAATGATTAAAAACAAAAAAGTAGTGGTTACTGGTGGTCTGGGATTTATAGGATCCCACCTTGTAGAAGAACTCCACACCGATAACCAGGTTTTCATAGTTGATAATGAGTCTACAGGAAAACACCAGAACATAGCAAACTTAGACATGGATAATATAAGCCTAACACTTGGGAGTATTGGTAGTGTTGATCTGCATGGAATCATGGAGGGTGCAGATTATGTGTTCCACCAGGCAGCATTACCCAGTGTTCCCCGTAGTGTGAAGGATCCTTTACGCTCCAATGAAGCAAATATAACCGGTACCTTGAAGGTGCTGATAGCTGCCCGGGATTGTGATGTGAAAAAAGTGGTATTTGCATCTTCATCATCAGTATACGGGGACACACCAGTACTCCCTAAGGTAGAAACCATGCCACTCAAACCCCAATCACCCTACGCCACCACCAAGGCTACTGGCGAATTATACTGTCAAAACTTCACCGACATTTATGGCTTGCCAACAGTAGCACTACGATATTTCAATGTCTTCGGCCCCCGGCAAGACCCAGCATCCCAGTACGCTGCAGTCATCCCCAAATTCATAACTGCCATAATAAGGGGAGAACCACCAGTGATCTATGGTGATGGCCAGCAGAGTAGAGACTTCACCTATGTGAAAAATGTGGTGCAAGCCAACATTTTGGCATGTGAAACCAAGATGCAAGGGGTTTACAATGTGGCTTGTGGCAGGAGAACCACTCTCAATGAAATGGTGGAGATGATGGGCGAACTATTGGACAAAGATGTTAAACCAGAATACACTGACCCCCGAGTGGGTGATGTGAAACACTCCCTAGCTGATATCGATAAGATAAAGGCACATGGATACCAGCCTAGTGAAAGCTTCAAAGAAGACTTAAAAAGTGTTGTTGAATCATTTATGTAAACTGAATCCTTTAGTACTAAATAAAATCTTTTTTTTTAATTGGACAAATTATCTTTTTGGATGGCTATTTTTTATTAAAGGGATTTTTCTTTTAGAGAGACTTAACTTTTATTAGAGAGACTTAACTTCCATTAAAAAGACTTAACTTCCATTAGAGAAAATTATCTTTACTAGAGGAGGTTGGGTTTAAATTAGGGTTATCATCCCTAATATGGTATGATCTACGAAAAATAGTGGATTTCAGGATAATACTATTAAAACCACTCCTAAAACCATGACTACTGCCCCGGTTAATCTTTCCTTCATACCC
It encodes the following:
- a CDS encoding SDR family oxidoreductase, which translates into the protein MIKNKKVVVTGGLGFIGSHLVEELHTDNQVFIVDNESTGKHQNIANLDMDNISLTLGSIGSVDLHGIMEGADYVFHQAALPSVPRSVKDPLRSNEANITGTLKVLIAARDCDVKKVVFASSSSVYGDTPVLPKVETMPLKPQSPYATTKATGELYCQNFTDIYGLPTVALRYFNVFGPRQDPASQYAAVIPKFITAIIRGEPPVIYGDGQQSRDFTYVKNVVQANILACETKMQGVYNVACGRRTTLNEMVEMMGELLDKDVKPEYTDPRVGDVKHSLADIDKIKAHGYQPSESFKEDLKSVVESFM
- a CDS encoding CDP-glycerol glycerophosphotransferase family protein produces the protein MIETLKSVLVNFLNKFVPKNQNQILFDSLPDFSDNAKAFYEYIQNNNPESNLNPVWVISDHQLLETLSANGIPAYDKHSFSGFYQFFRSKYIFTTNNTFLEFKSSRQVLVNLWHGMPLKTMGYAEDSKNPHIPHRSHDDNYILISTSNLMKNVLSSCFYIDARKVHVTGQPRNDRIFSKKKGIENLTRLIEQENLLDKEVKDYQKIVLFTPTWRNWDGKVDGTLKPDLMNLDDYHDQKFKEYTRENKILFIVKLHPFEEAHYSQIIADKEDMVLITSKMLQDNLMDLYDIIGGVDILVTDYSSIYFDFLLLDRPIIFIPTDLAEYEKSRGFLFDPYDFWAPGPKVLKFPEFLRELTQCLEDENYYQNERKIVNDIVNKYHDSNSSERLYNLVFHQFK